A genomic window from bacterium includes:
- a CDS encoding DUF5050 domain-containing protein, translated as MRKKVIIILLIASAALAAPKLKIAFMGLEPSGVSESVASGVSDSFLNALINTYRFEVVERDRLEALMEEQGLAISGCTTTECFVKVGQLAGAQKVIVGKVAQVGGSYIVSVRLVDVYSSRVEQSLAQESRSLEDLLTVANSLAVQLSGTISVDGTVVLVSGNTIKTDLGSQDGVYVNDTVYLMRLGEEIYHPETGLLLGREIQDLGQATITRILADELSEAVLKGAFSVVVGDKVRLATQVGVSSVAGSTGGRITYQSGRDMNREIFVMDADGRNQTQLTNHVGNDAYPAWSPDGRRIAFNSDRDGDDFEWEIYVMDADGRNQTQLTNHCSVYAWSPIWSTDGRRIAFASDRDGDGEIFVMDTDGRNQTQLTNNSSNDSNPAWSPDGRRIAFHSNRDGDSEIFVMDADGRNQTQLTNNRSSDRYPAWSPDGRRIAFFSERDGYLEIFVMDADGRNQ; from the coding sequence CGAACCGAGCGGCGTGAGCGAATCGGTGGCATCCGGCGTTTCGGACAGCTTCCTGAACGCGCTCATCAACACCTACCGCTTCGAGGTCGTCGAAAGGGACCGCCTGGAGGCCCTGATGGAAGAGCAGGGGCTGGCGATTTCCGGCTGCACGACGACGGAGTGCTTCGTTAAGGTGGGTCAGTTGGCGGGCGCCCAGAAGGTCATCGTGGGCAAGGTCGCGCAGGTGGGTGGGTCCTATATCGTCAGCGTGCGGCTGGTGGATGTTTATTCTAGCAGGGTGGAGCAGTCGCTGGCCCAGGAATCGCGCAGTCTGGAGGACCTGTTGACGGTGGCTAATAGTCTGGCCGTCCAGTTGTCCGGAACCATCTCGGTCGATGGCACCGTGGTTTTAGTTTCGGGAAACACCATTAAGACCGATCTTGGAAGCCAAGATGGCGTCTACGTCAACGACACGGTGTACCTGATGCGTCTGGGCGAGGAAATCTACCACCCCGAGACCGGCTTGCTCCTCGGCCGCGAGATCCAGGATCTCGGTCAGGCCACCATCACCCGGATTCTGGCCGATGAGCTCTCAGAGGCTGTCCTGAAGGGTGCGTTTTCGGTGGTCGTCGGGGACAAGGTGCGGCTTGCAACTCAGGTCGGCGTATCGTCGGTTGCCGGTTCCACCGGTGGCCGCATCACCTACCAGTCCGGCCGCGACATGAACAGGGAAATCTTCGTGATGGACGCCGACGGGCGCAACCAGACACAGTTGACGAACCACGTAGGTAATGACGCGTATCCTGCCTGGAGTCCCGACGGCCGACGTATCGCCTTTAATTCCGACCGCGACGGGGACGACTTTGAATGGGAAATATACGTAATGGACGCCGACGGGCGCAACCAGACCCAGTTGACCAACCACTGCAGTGTTTACGCCTGGTCTCCCATCTGGAGTACGGACGGCCGCCGCATCGCCTTCGCGTCCGACCGCGACGGGGACGGGGAAATCTTCGTGATGGACACCGACGGGCGTAACCAGACACAGTTGACCAACAACAGCAGTAATGACTCCAACCCCGCCTGGAGTCCGGACGGCCGCCGCATCGCCTTCCACTCCAACCGCGACGGGGACTCGGAAATCTTCGTGATGGACGCCGACGGGCGCAACCAGACGCAGTTGACGAACAACAGAAGCTCTGACAGGTATCCCGCCTGGAGCCCCGACGGCCGCCGCATCGCCTTCTTCTCCGAACGCGATGGGTACTTGGAAATCTTCGTGATGGACGCCGACGGGCGCAACCAGA